A DNA window from Rubripirellula tenax contains the following coding sequences:
- a CDS encoding Spy/CpxP family protein refolding chaperone codes for MRVSFASLRLMAVVLISAGLTVAAVSAQDGNRQRGGGGGGGFGGRPGGGGGGGGMGGDPTFTLLRVDEVRTELEISPDQEEALKKLGEQMRPTRPEGVDFRSMSEEDRTKFFAKMQKESSEKMAEMKLQLDEVLFPEQMERLKEISLQAQGAQALGDPEVVSELKISDTQKKELDEVRESLREEMTTKMRELFSNRDGNSDMREQMTKMRSDMDEKIFAVLTPAQKTQFEEMKGEKFDLPDGALGGGRGGPGGGGDRGGDRGRAGGDRGRPGGDRGGRPSRDTSNE; via the coding sequence ATGAGAGTTTCATTCGCGTCCCTTCGGCTGATGGCCGTTGTATTGATTTCCGCAGGCCTGACCGTCGCGGCGGTTTCCGCCCAAGACGGCAATCGGCAACGCGGAGGTGGCGGTGGCGGTGGTTTCGGCGGACGCCCCGGTGGCGGTGGTGGTGGCGGCGGAATGGGTGGTGATCCTACATTCACGTTGCTCCGAGTCGACGAAGTGCGAACGGAACTCGAAATTTCGCCCGATCAAGAAGAAGCCCTCAAAAAGCTCGGCGAACAGATGCGTCCAACACGTCCCGAGGGAGTCGACTTTCGTTCAATGAGCGAGGAAGACCGCACGAAATTTTTCGCCAAGATGCAAAAAGAGTCTTCGGAAAAAATGGCGGAGATGAAACTGCAACTCGATGAAGTTCTGTTCCCCGAACAAATGGAACGTCTCAAAGAGATCTCGCTGCAAGCCCAGGGAGCTCAAGCGCTCGGCGACCCCGAGGTCGTTAGCGAATTGAAGATCAGCGACACGCAAAAAAAGGAACTGGACGAAGTCCGTGAGTCGCTGCGTGAAGAGATGACGACAAAGATGCGAGAACTGTTCAGCAACCGCGATGGCAACTCGGACATGCGAGAGCAAATGACGAAGATGCGTTCGGATATGGACGAGAAAATTTTCGCCGTTCTAACGCCAGCACAGAAAACTCAGTTCGAAGAAATGAAGGGCGAAAAGTTTGACTTGCCCGACGGTGCACTGGGCGGCGGCCGCGGTGGCCCCGGTGGTGGTGGTGACCGCGGCGGCGATCGAGGTCGTGCCGGTGGTGACCGAGGGCGACCCGGCGGCGACCGTGGTGGCCGACCTAGTCGCGACACGTCGAACGAATAG
- a CDS encoding serine/threonine protein kinase: MPDESIDNDDLDQPTIVGPKEDSPSEDRSGASCGFASIGSIVGQYELLGEIARGGMGVVYRARHQRLGRLAAIKMILDPDEAGDRAHDRFDTEAKAAATLDHPGIVSLFESGHWNGYPYFAMAYVDGKSLSDELRSGPLKPVQAANLAASISDAMAHAHDRHIVHRDLKPANILIDEKGQPHITDFGVCKDLSASSELTTAGELVGTPHYMPPEQAGMAGVPLGPAADVYSIGAVLFAMLTGRPPFLAATPIEVVSQVLTQDPVSPRALNASVPIELSTIAMKCLRKNAKQRYPHAKDLADDLHRFLKGEPILARPPSLIDRFQILLRRHVFVASVSSTGALALIAMMLFLFVSLTRTRDNLATTQIDLDKVEAQLKSERITVARFLRTRSVSPSGTDPIKVIQQFEMDRIVDAHLQATPTHPDLAMELAVEAAKWSVSNDLELPENIFDFLRNEVMRQQPSDAAAERKKTSQVVEGSDLYAELEDASASDRSILDKLIDVARKQIVKPMSNADRRLFGLRVDEKPDTDETQL, encoded by the coding sequence GTGCCGGATGAATCGATCGACAATGATGACCTCGACCAACCGACCATCGTCGGACCGAAAGAGGATAGTCCGTCGGAAGACCGATCCGGTGCATCGTGTGGATTCGCTTCCATTGGTTCGATTGTTGGCCAGTATGAATTGCTAGGCGAGATCGCTCGCGGCGGCATGGGCGTCGTCTACCGCGCCCGGCACCAGCGACTGGGGCGACTCGCCGCAATTAAGATGATCTTGGATCCCGACGAGGCTGGTGATCGCGCGCATGATCGGTTCGACACCGAAGCGAAAGCAGCGGCGACCTTGGATCATCCTGGGATCGTTTCTTTATTCGAATCGGGGCACTGGAACGGCTATCCCTATTTTGCCATGGCCTATGTCGACGGCAAGAGCCTTTCCGACGAACTGCGTAGTGGGCCGCTCAAACCGGTCCAGGCGGCCAATCTAGCGGCCTCCATTTCCGACGCGATGGCGCACGCGCACGATCGACACATCGTCCATCGTGATTTGAAGCCAGCAAACATTTTGATCGACGAAAAAGGACAGCCCCATATCACGGACTTTGGTGTCTGCAAAGATTTGTCGGCGTCATCAGAATTGACGACGGCGGGTGAGTTGGTCGGCACGCCGCACTACATGCCGCCCGAGCAAGCGGGAATGGCCGGCGTTCCGCTTGGACCGGCGGCGGATGTTTACAGCATTGGTGCGGTATTGTTTGCAATGTTGACCGGTCGACCTCCGTTCTTGGCGGCGACGCCAATCGAAGTCGTATCACAGGTTTTAACGCAGGATCCGGTTTCGCCGCGGGCGCTCAATGCCAGCGTCCCCATCGAACTGTCGACCATCGCTATGAAGTGCTTGCGAAAGAATGCCAAGCAACGCTATCCGCACGCGAAGGATCTCGCCGACGATCTTCATCGCTTCCTCAAAGGCGAGCCGATTTTGGCGAGGCCTCCTAGCCTGATTGATCGGTTTCAAATTCTGTTGCGACGTCATGTCTTCGTCGCCAGCGTTTCGAGCACCGGCGCGTTGGCGCTGATCGCTATGATGTTGTTCCTGTTCGTGTCGCTCACGCGGACGCGCGACAATTTAGCAACTACTCAAATTGACTTGGACAAGGTCGAAGCCCAACTAAAGAGCGAACGCATTACCGTTGCTCGATTCTTGCGTACCCGTTCGGTATCACCTTCCGGTACGGATCCGATCAAAGTCATCCAGCAATTCGAAATGGACCGAATTGTCGATGCGCACCTGCAAGCAACTCCCACTCACCCCGATTTAGCGATGGAGCTAGCGGTGGAAGCGGCGAAGTGGTCCGTTTCGAATGATTTGGAATTGCCGGAAAACATTTTCGATTTCCTAAGAAACGAAGTGATGCGCCAGCAACCCAGTGATGCCGCCGCCGAACGCAAAAAGACATCTCAAGTGGTCGAGGGCAGCGACCTGTACGCGGAACTAGAAGACGCTTCGGCATCGGATCGATCGATTTTGGATAAGTTGATCGACGTTGCCAGAAAGCAAATTGTCAAACCCATGTCGAACGCCGACCGACGCTTGTTCGGGCTGCGTGTCGACGAGAAACCAGATACTGACGAGACCCAACTGTGA
- a CDS encoding FHA domain-containing serine/threonine-protein kinase, whose protein sequence is MSIQLHIIAGPDAGRKYALPDNGTLVIGRGSDSDTKIRDPRLSRVHCEVQQRDGHFFLVDRGGAGGVHINGCAVENEKAMSLGTIFEIGDSHLRLESDGGLDAATMVPGKMKLPGIEQLAGKPKPTVDSSLRDLVGQTFQDRFQVDEIVSQSATSVVYRGTDLKHDRPVAIKVLRPQMATSDPQRERFTRAMQTVMPIKHPNIVRLRMAGRRGNYCWAATDWVDGCSVAALIDSIGISGMLDWKQVWRVGVDISRALEEAGQHHVVHRNVTPSNLLRRDSDKAFLLSDLIFARALETTDAAQLTRPGDVIGDLGYMAPERIFDVENVDERSDQFGLGATLYALLTGRSPYAANSLPQLIANLKGEKPTAPYTFQIGSDERFSHLVMRMIEIKPADRYPNSTAVLKELERVGRLAGMEI, encoded by the coding sequence GTGAGCATTCAACTGCATATCATCGCTGGTCCGGATGCAGGCCGGAAGTACGCGTTGCCAGATAACGGAACGCTCGTTATTGGACGCGGTAGCGACAGCGATACGAAAATTCGGGACCCTCGACTCAGCCGCGTTCACTGTGAAGTGCAACAGCGAGATGGGCACTTTTTCTTGGTCGACCGAGGTGGCGCGGGTGGTGTACATATCAATGGTTGCGCGGTTGAAAACGAAAAGGCGATGAGCCTGGGGACAATCTTTGAAATTGGCGACTCACACTTGAGGTTGGAATCCGATGGCGGGCTTGATGCCGCCACCATGGTGCCCGGAAAAATGAAACTGCCGGGAATCGAACAACTTGCCGGCAAACCCAAGCCGACCGTCGATTCATCGCTTCGCGATCTCGTTGGTCAAACGTTCCAGGACCGATTTCAGGTAGACGAAATTGTTTCGCAAAGCGCGACCAGTGTCGTTTATCGTGGCACGGACTTGAAGCACGATCGGCCTGTCGCCATCAAAGTCTTGCGTCCTCAGATGGCAACGTCCGATCCGCAGCGAGAACGATTCACGCGCGCGATGCAAACCGTCATGCCGATCAAGCATCCCAACATCGTTCGGCTCCGCATGGCCGGTCGACGTGGCAACTATTGTTGGGCGGCGACGGATTGGGTCGACGGTTGCAGCGTTGCCGCGCTGATTGATTCCATCGGCATTTCGGGAATGTTGGATTGGAAACAGGTTTGGCGAGTCGGCGTGGATATCTCACGAGCCCTGGAGGAGGCTGGGCAACATCACGTGGTGCATCGAAATGTCACCCCGTCGAATTTGTTGCGACGAGATAGCGACAAAGCGTTTTTGCTTTCCGATTTGATATTCGCGAGAGCCTTGGAGACCACCGATGCCGCGCAATTGACACGCCCCGGTGATGTGATCGGCGACCTCGGCTATATGGCGCCCGAGCGGATTTTCGATGTCGAGAACGTCGACGAACGTTCGGACCAGTTCGGTCTAGGAGCGACGTTGTATGCGTTGTTGACCGGGAGGTCGCCCTACGCTGCGAACTCGCTTCCACAATTGATTGCAAACCTAAAGGGCGAGAAGCCAACCGCGCCTTATACCTTCCAAATCGGATCGGATGAACGGTTCAGCCATCTGGTGATGCGCATGATCGAAATCAAACCCGCCGATCGCTACCCCAACTCGACCGCCGTGCTGAAGGAGCTGGAACGCGTTGGTAGGCTGGCTGGGATGGAAATATAG
- a CDS encoding preprotein translocase subunit SecA — protein sequence MSFFEQIWDILGVIFGGAFGSVERGITAVFGSANARTVARFRERADRITAMEPKYAAMTDEEIRAQTNILRGRLRDGEALDDILEDAFAVCREGGKRFMSMRHYDVQLIGGMVLHNGGIAEMVTGEGKTLVATLPTYLNALEGKGVHVITVNDYLARRDMEWMAPLFMNLGLTINAIQSGMSTAEKQAAYACDITYGTNNEFGFDYLRDNMRPAAKGDDRFPSEVQQCQGPLNYAIIDEVDNILIDEARTPLIISGPADLDLGRYQESDRVARQLVKETHFTVDEKQHNVTLTDEGVREAERLAGVESFYTAGNMEWPHLIDNSLKAHYLYRLDVNYVVKDRQIVIVDEFTGRLMEGRQWSDGLHQAVEAKEGVPIKQETQTFATASLQNIFKMYKKLSGMTGTAMTESTEFMKIYGLDVVAIPTHRHMQRIEHPDLIYLTEKDKFKALADEVERAHKWDILNSKDDEHWGIIQSETDDEVSIILKGEKTASKFPKSKITSIERKGRPVLIGTVSIEKSERLSELLERRGIEHDVLNAKQHGREADIVAQAGRLNAVTIATNMAGRGTDIILGGNPENMAWAQLQHEYPTRLEVPDEVWNTLVDEIDQREKMSEEGEVVREIGGLYVLGTERHESRRIDLQLRGRCGRQGDPGSSRFFLSLEDDLMRIFAGDFVKSMMERLGMKEGEAIESQMVTRRIAAAQKKVEERNYEIRKSLLDYDEVMDEQRKRVYRYRQNLLDGHSSRKMILELVRGQITKYVDTFLETNYGVDSFASFAGAKLDCQLEPRDFSNMDFEMADSYAKDMAERSAEVTVAEVVEENLPEAMEDEWNWKALANWANTRLGTNYQEHSLQKMDRDEMIDVLTAAAHQRITTVDLSEGEMMLDADFGLRTLSAWMHHKFGIETTPDEFRDVEDRRKVSKSLYERAEAAYLHKEAEYPVLTGLSRFTEKQGAQVSLDREGLVQWVSRRFGASLDIDSVRLNRDELKEQLIEFSRNTHGAADEKHQLAKSKLDDLFGKADPKTTAAVASGTNGKLDQLAGWLNDELDHHAAKEDLSRMNRDEMALTLDGAVDDRFHPEMRRMERQVLLNIVDDTWKNHLLTMDHLRSSVGLKGYAQMDPKVEYKREGMRLFETMWESIGERVTDLIFRMESLNEEFIRSTYVEGQARHDEANSAMAVAAESNASQAAAEASNSGGGEASRPDPIRNEGPRVGRNDPCPCGSGKKYKACHMRK from the coding sequence ATGTCATTTTTTGAACAGATTTGGGACATCCTCGGCGTCATTTTCGGTGGCGCCTTCGGTTCCGTTGAACGCGGTATCACGGCCGTTTTCGGGTCGGCCAACGCGCGGACCGTCGCTCGGTTTCGTGAACGCGCCGATCGAATCACGGCCATGGAGCCCAAATATGCGGCGATGACCGACGAAGAAATTCGCGCCCAAACGAATATTCTTCGTGGGCGACTGCGTGACGGCGAAGCGCTGGATGACATTTTGGAAGACGCGTTCGCGGTCTGTCGCGAAGGCGGCAAGCGTTTCATGAGCATGCGTCATTACGACGTTCAATTGATCGGCGGCATGGTGCTTCACAATGGTGGCATCGCCGAAATGGTGACGGGCGAAGGAAAGACGTTGGTCGCGACGTTGCCGACGTACCTGAACGCACTCGAAGGCAAAGGCGTTCACGTCATCACGGTCAACGATTACTTGGCCCGTCGCGACATGGAATGGATGGCACCGCTGTTCATGAACCTGGGGTTGACCATCAACGCGATCCAGTCCGGCATGTCGACGGCGGAAAAGCAAGCCGCTTACGCATGCGACATCACTTACGGAACGAACAACGAATTCGGCTTTGACTATCTTCGCGACAACATGCGACCGGCCGCCAAAGGCGACGATCGGTTCCCCAGCGAAGTTCAGCAATGCCAAGGTCCGCTCAACTACGCGATCATCGACGAAGTGGACAATATTCTGATCGACGAAGCACGGACTCCGCTGATCATCAGCGGCCCGGCCGATTTGGACTTGGGACGCTACCAGGAATCGGATCGCGTCGCCCGGCAATTGGTCAAAGAAACACACTTCACCGTCGACGAAAAACAGCACAACGTCACATTGACCGACGAAGGTGTTCGCGAAGCCGAACGGTTGGCCGGTGTCGAGAGCTTCTACACCGCTGGCAACATGGAATGGCCGCACCTGATCGACAATTCGTTGAAGGCTCATTATTTGTATCGGTTGGACGTTAACTACGTCGTCAAAGATCGCCAGATTGTGATCGTCGACGAGTTCACCGGGCGCTTGATGGAAGGCCGCCAATGGTCCGACGGGCTCCACCAAGCCGTCGAGGCCAAAGAGGGTGTGCCGATCAAACAGGAAACGCAAACGTTCGCAACGGCGTCGCTGCAAAACATCTTCAAGATGTACAAAAAGTTGTCCGGTATGACGGGCACGGCGATGACCGAGTCGACGGAGTTCATGAAGATCTACGGCTTGGACGTGGTCGCGATTCCGACGCACCGCCACATGCAACGGATCGAGCATCCCGACCTGATCTACTTGACCGAAAAAGACAAATTCAAAGCGCTCGCCGATGAAGTCGAACGCGCCCACAAGTGGGACATTCTCAACAGTAAAGACGACGAACACTGGGGCATCATCCAAAGCGAAACGGATGACGAAGTCAGCATCATCTTGAAGGGTGAAAAGACGGCGTCGAAGTTTCCGAAGTCGAAAATCACCTCGATCGAACGGAAGGGTCGCCCCGTGTTGATCGGTACGGTTTCGATCGAGAAATCCGAACGGTTGTCCGAGTTGCTGGAACGTCGTGGCATCGAGCACGACGTTTTGAACGCGAAACAGCACGGTCGCGAAGCCGATATCGTCGCCCAAGCGGGCCGGTTGAATGCCGTCACGATCGCGACCAACATGGCCGGTCGTGGTACGGACATCATCCTGGGTGGTAACCCCGAGAACATGGCTTGGGCACAACTGCAACACGAATACCCGACTCGTTTGGAAGTGCCCGACGAAGTTTGGAACACTTTGGTCGACGAGATCGACCAACGCGAAAAGATGAGCGAAGAGGGCGAAGTCGTTCGCGAGATCGGTGGTCTGTACGTCCTGGGTACCGAACGTCACGAGTCTCGCCGTATCGACTTGCAGCTTCGCGGTCGTTGCGGTCGTCAAGGCGACCCCGGTTCGAGCCGCTTTTTCTTGTCGCTCGAAGACGACTTGATGCGGATTTTTGCTGGCGATTTTGTCAAAAGCATGATGGAACGCTTGGGGATGAAGGAAGGCGAAGCGATCGAGTCTCAAATGGTGACTCGCCGAATCGCGGCGGCCCAAAAGAAGGTCGAAGAACGCAACTACGAAATTCGCAAGAGCTTGCTCGACTATGACGAGGTCATGGACGAGCAACGCAAGCGGGTTTACCGATATCGCCAAAACCTGTTGGACGGACACAGTTCGCGGAAGATGATTTTGGAATTGGTTCGCGGCCAAATCACCAAGTACGTCGACACGTTCCTTGAAACGAATTACGGCGTCGACTCGTTTGCGTCATTCGCCGGAGCGAAACTAGATTGCCAGCTGGAACCACGCGATTTTTCGAACATGGATTTCGAAATGGCCGACTCGTACGCCAAGGATATGGCCGAGCGATCTGCCGAAGTCACCGTTGCCGAAGTCGTCGAGGAAAATCTTCCCGAAGCGATGGAAGATGAATGGAACTGGAAGGCGCTGGCGAACTGGGCAAACACGCGATTGGGGACCAACTATCAGGAGCACTCGCTCCAGAAGATGGACCGCGACGAAATGATCGATGTCTTGACGGCCGCCGCGCATCAAAGGATCACGACCGTTGATCTGAGCGAAGGCGAGATGATGTTAGACGCAGACTTTGGTCTGCGAACGCTCAGCGCTTGGATGCACCATAAGTTCGGCATCGAAACCACGCCCGACGAATTCCGTGATGTCGAAGATCGGCGAAAGGTTTCCAAATCGCTGTACGAGCGTGCCGAAGCGGCGTACCTGCACAAAGAAGCTGAGTATCCGGTGCTGACGGGACTGTCGCGGTTCACCGAGAAGCAAGGTGCCCAAGTCTCGCTCGATCGCGAAGGTTTGGTCCAATGGGTGTCGCGTCGATTCGGTGCGTCGCTGGATATCGATAGCGTCCGACTCAATCGTGACGAACTGAAAGAACAGCTGATCGAATTCAGTCGCAACACGCACGGCGCCGCTGACGAAAAACACCAGCTGGCGAAATCCAAACTCGACGATTTGTTTGGGAAGGCAGACCCGAAAACGACGGCTGCGGTCGCCAGCGGAACGAACGGCAAACTCGACCAGTTGGCGGGTTGGCTGAACGACGAACTGGATCATCACGCTGCCAAAGAAGACCTGTCGCGAATGAACCGCGACGAAATGGCTTTGACGCTCGATGGAGCGGTGGACGATCGCTTCCACCCGGAAATGCGTCGCATGGAGCGGCAAGTACTGCTCAATATCGTCGATGACACGTGGAAAAATCACCTGTTGACGATGGACCACCTGCGTAGCAGCGTCGGTTTGAAGGGCTATGCCCAAATGGACCCCAAAGTCGAATACAAACGCGAAGGCATGCGGTTGTTCGAAACGATGTGGGAATCGATCGGCGAACGCGTGACGGACTTGATTTTTCGGATGGAGTCCCTGAACGAAGAATTCATCCGCAGCACCTATGTCGAAGGCCAAGCCCGTCACGACGAAGCCAACTCGGCGATGGCCGTTGCCGCCGAATCGAATGCTTCGCAAGCTGCGGCCGAAGCCAGTAACAGCGGTGGTGGCGAAGCGTCGCGACCGGATCCGATCCGAAATGAAGGACCTCGTGTCGGTCGCAACGATCCGTGTCCCTGCGGCAGCGGTAAGAAGTACAAAGCGTGTCACATGCGTAAGTAA
- a CDS encoding fasciclin domain-containing protein, translated as MKRTAIAMLSLATLLVAPLFARADEATATAEKTIVETAIAAKFNTLVAAAKAAGLVEALSGEGPLTVFAPTDAAFEKLPKGTVESLLKPENKDKLVAILKYHVVSGSVPAAKVLQLDSAKTLQGTDVTITQEGGAVMVNNAKVVKTDIECSNGLIHVIDAVLLPKE; from the coding sequence ATGAAACGCACCGCCATCGCCATGCTGTCCCTCGCGACTTTGCTAGTCGCACCCCTGTTCGCCCGTGCAGATGAAGCAACTGCGACGGCCGAGAAGACGATCGTCGAAACCGCGATCGCCGCCAAGTTCAACACGCTGGTCGCTGCCGCGAAGGCGGCCGGACTGGTCGAAGCCCTCAGCGGCGAAGGCCCACTGACCGTGTTCGCGCCCACCGATGCTGCGTTCGAGAAGCTGCCCAAGGGAACGGTTGAATCGCTGCTGAAGCCAGAAAATAAGGACAAGCTGGTTGCGATTCTGAAGTACCACGTCGTCAGCGGTTCGGTTCCTGCCGCCAAGGTTTTGCAGTTGGACTCGGCCAAAACGCTTCAGGGCACCGACGTCACCATCACTCAAGAGGGTGGCGCTGTCATGGTCAATAACGCCAAAGTTGTGAAGACCGACATCGAATGCAGCAACGGCTTGATCCACGTGATCGATGCCGTTTTGCTTCCCAAGGAATAG
- a CDS encoding outer membrane protein assembly factor BamB family protein, whose translation MMRYTIVCLFFIVMAVAQTDKTSADDVADQGWARFRGAGGRGVSLADLPTKWSDTENLEWKTSLPGKGSSSPVVFENRIYLTSFTGYAMTDDDPGDRSQLQLHVLCFSLDDGQLIWDKEIAPSEEEQKASKRVTEHGYASPTPCVDAEAVYASFGPSGVVAFSHEGEPLWRCSVGTNTAGFGAAASPIVYRDLVIMNASIEDGAVYGIDKATGEVRWRTEGIDRAWTTPTLVPCADGKTDLVVNQKGAILGLDPDTGKRRWSCDGLDDYVVPCVIASGGLMYCSYGRSNTTIVLRSGGEGDVSQSHLVWEVPRGANVTSPVLVGDYLYWSHDKAIALCLRASDGEEMFRERMPTRGRVYGSIVSDGQKLFLTTRDAGILVIAASPEYHELATNQLGDESERFNATPAIVGDRLLIRSDRTLYSVRTK comes from the coding sequence ATGATGCGTTACACGATCGTTTGTTTGTTCTTCATCGTCATGGCTGTTGCTCAAACCGACAAGACTTCTGCCGACGATGTCGCGGATCAAGGTTGGGCTCGATTCCGAGGCGCCGGTGGGCGCGGCGTGTCCTTGGCCGACTTGCCAACGAAATGGAGCGATACCGAGAATTTGGAATGGAAAACATCGCTGCCTGGGAAAGGATCCAGCAGTCCCGTGGTCTTCGAAAATCGAATTTACCTGACTTCCTTTACCGGTTACGCGATGACCGACGATGATCCCGGTGATCGGTCCCAGTTGCAGTTGCACGTGCTGTGTTTCTCACTGGATGACGGACAATTGATTTGGGATAAGGAGATCGCGCCATCGGAGGAAGAACAGAAAGCGTCGAAACGAGTCACCGAACACGGCTACGCGTCGCCAACGCCTTGTGTCGACGCCGAGGCGGTCTACGCCTCTTTTGGTCCGTCGGGAGTGGTCGCCTTCTCTCACGAAGGCGAGCCCTTGTGGAGATGCAGCGTTGGAACCAATACCGCCGGATTCGGCGCTGCTGCCAGCCCGATCGTCTATCGGGATCTGGTCATCATGAATGCGTCAATCGAAGACGGCGCCGTTTATGGAATCGACAAAGCAACGGGCGAAGTGCGATGGCGGACCGAAGGAATCGATCGAGCATGGACGACGCCGACGTTGGTGCCGTGTGCCGATGGAAAGACGGACTTGGTCGTTAACCAAAAAGGGGCCATTCTTGGTTTGGATCCTGACACCGGTAAACGTCGATGGTCGTGCGATGGTCTCGACGACTATGTCGTGCCCTGTGTGATCGCAAGCGGTGGCCTGATGTATTGCAGCTACGGGCGCAGCAACACAACGATTGTCTTGCGATCGGGCGGCGAAGGTGACGTCTCGCAAAGTCATTTGGTTTGGGAAGTGCCGCGTGGAGCCAATGTGACGAGCCCCGTGTTGGTCGGAGATTACTTGTATTGGTCGCACGATAAAGCGATCGCTTTGTGTCTGCGGGCTAGCGATGGCGAAGAAATGTTCCGCGAACGAATGCCGACACGTGGCCGAGTTTACGGATCGATTGTGAGTGATGGCCAGAAGCTTTTTTTGACCACACGCGATGCAGGAATCTTGGTCATCGCGGCATCGCCGGAGTATCACGAGTTGGCGACCAACCAGTTGGGTGACGAATCAGAACGATTCAATGCCACGCCGGCAATCGTTGGCGATCGATTGCTGATCCGAAGTGATCGCACACTTTACAGCGTTAGAACGAAGTAG
- a CDS encoding 3-deoxy-D-manno-octulosonic acid transferase, translating into MRFNFLYAVGLMLLSPVVGYRMVRHGRYRRGISEKLFGLAAKKAHAMTQGRGCLWVHAVSVGEVNLLPGLVREIVLREPGVCVVISTSTDTGYDLALKLFGRERVFFCPLDFTWAVRRTLKNLAPQKLVLAELELWPNLVRIATDFGVSVCVANARLSERSSSRYQAFSRWTASTFARLTWVGCQDEATRKRFEACGTPPSRLTVTGSLKFDNAPTSRDVIAVNRLSQWAGVDPWHRVWIVGSTQPGEEAMAISIYQSLVSDHPELRLVLVPRHRERFDEVAKLVEHHGLSVHRRSSDPAIGNQNWEASSVVLVDTIGELRDWWGVGPIATVGGSFGDRGGQNMLEPAGYGSAVSFGPNTRNFRQIAEQLIDADAAVRVNDAAELETFVRRCLDDIPAADSLGRSARALVLKHRGATERTVASLVADRKKAAA; encoded by the coding sequence ATGCGATTCAATTTTCTGTACGCCGTCGGGCTGATGTTGCTTTCGCCGGTTGTCGGGTACCGAATGGTTCGCCACGGTCGCTATCGGCGAGGGATTTCCGAAAAGCTTTTCGGGCTGGCGGCGAAGAAGGCCCACGCGATGACGCAAGGCCGCGGCTGTCTTTGGGTCCATGCGGTTAGCGTCGGTGAAGTGAATTTACTGCCTGGTTTGGTCCGGGAAATAGTACTTCGCGAACCCGGCGTTTGCGTTGTCATCAGCACATCGACGGATACCGGCTACGACTTGGCACTCAAGCTGTTTGGTCGCGAGCGAGTCTTCTTTTGTCCACTCGATTTCACGTGGGCCGTCCGACGAACACTCAAGAATTTGGCACCACAAAAGTTGGTGCTGGCCGAGTTGGAATTGTGGCCCAATCTGGTTCGTATCGCCACCGATTTCGGTGTATCCGTTTGCGTTGCCAATGCGAGGCTAAGCGAACGAAGCAGTTCCAGGTATCAAGCATTTTCTCGCTGGACCGCGTCCACGTTTGCCCGATTGACGTGGGTCGGTTGCCAAGACGAAGCGACTCGCAAACGCTTCGAGGCCTGTGGGACGCCGCCGAGTCGGTTGACGGTAACTGGATCGCTTAAGTTCGACAACGCGCCGACGTCGCGAGATGTCATCGCCGTCAATCGACTGTCACAGTGGGCCGGTGTTGATCCGTGGCATCGCGTTTGGATCGTCGGCAGCACCCAGCCAGGCGAAGAGGCGATGGCGATTTCGATCTACCAGTCGTTGGTTAGCGACCATCCAGAACTGCGTCTGGTTTTGGTTCCTCGTCATCGAGAACGTTTTGACGAAGTCGCCAAACTGGTTGAACATCATGGATTGAGCGTCCACCGTCGCAGCAGTGATCCGGCGATCGGGAACCAGAATTGGGAGGCCTCGTCGGTCGTTTTGGTCGACACGATTGGCGAGCTAAGAGATTGGTGGGGCGTTGGTCCGATCGCAACCGTCGGTGGCAGCTTTGGCGATCGCGGCGGTCAAAACATGCTTGAGCCGGCAGGATACGGATCCGCGGTTTCGTTCGGTCCCAACACACGAAATTTTCGGCAAATCGCAGAGCAATTGATCGATGCGGACGCCGCTGTTCGAGTCAACGATGCGGCGGAGTTGGAAACGTTCGTTCGCCGATGTTTGGACGACATTCCTGCTGCTGATTCGCTGGGACGAAGTGCCAGGGCGTTGGTGTTAAAGCACCGTGGTGCCACCGAGCGAACGGTCGCATCGTTGGTGGCCGATCGAAAGAAAGCTGCGGCTTAG